A window of Streptomyces sp. DG1A-41 contains these coding sequences:
- a CDS encoding aspartate aminotransferase family protein, producing the protein MTPQPNPEAGATVKAADRDHVFHSWSAQELIDPLAVAGAEGSYFWDYDGRRFLDFSSGLVFTNVGYQHPKVVAAIQEQAARMTTFAPAFAIEARSQAARLIAERTPGDLDKIFFTNGGADAVEHAIRMARLHTGRPKVLSAYRSYHGGTQQAVNITGDPRRWASDSGTAGVVHFWAPYLYRSRFYAETEEQECARALEHLETTIAFEGPSTVAAIILETIPGTAGIMVPPPGYLAGVRELCDKYGIVFVLDEVMAGFGRTGEWFAADLFGVTPDLLTFAKGVNSGYVPLGGVAISGAIAETFGKRPYPGGLTYSGHPLACAAAVATINVMAEEGVVENAARLGTSVLGPELRDLAARHPSVGEVRGVGMFWALELVRNRRTREPLVPYNAAGEANAPMAAFAAAAKGGGLWPFVNMNRTHVVPPCTITEAELKEGLAALDAALTVADEYTR; encoded by the coding sequence ATGACCCCTCAGCCGAACCCCGAAGCCGGTGCCACCGTCAAGGCCGCCGACCGTGACCATGTGTTCCACTCCTGGTCCGCTCAGGAGCTCATCGACCCGCTCGCCGTCGCCGGGGCGGAGGGGTCGTACTTCTGGGACTACGACGGCCGGCGCTTCCTCGACTTCTCCAGCGGGCTCGTCTTCACGAACGTCGGCTACCAGCACCCCAAGGTCGTCGCCGCGATCCAGGAGCAGGCGGCGAGGATGACGACCTTCGCGCCCGCCTTCGCGATCGAGGCCCGGTCGCAGGCGGCCCGGCTGATCGCCGAGCGGACCCCGGGCGACCTGGACAAGATCTTCTTCACCAACGGCGGCGCCGACGCCGTCGAGCACGCGATCCGGATGGCCCGGCTGCACACCGGCCGACCGAAGGTGCTCTCGGCGTACCGCTCGTACCACGGCGGTACGCAGCAGGCCGTGAACATCACCGGAGACCCGCGCCGCTGGGCCTCCGACAGCGGCACCGCCGGGGTCGTGCACTTCTGGGCGCCCTACCTCTACCGCTCGCGCTTCTACGCCGAGACCGAGGAGCAGGAGTGCGCGCGGGCGCTGGAGCACTTGGAGACGACGATCGCCTTCGAAGGGCCCTCGACCGTCGCGGCGATCATCCTGGAGACGATCCCGGGGACGGCCGGGATCATGGTCCCGCCGCCCGGCTATCTCGCCGGGGTGCGGGAGCTGTGCGACAAGTACGGGATCGTCTTCGTCCTGGACGAGGTCATGGCCGGGTTCGGGCGCACGGGCGAGTGGTTCGCGGCGGACCTGTTCGGCGTCACGCCCGACCTGCTGACCTTCGCCAAGGGCGTGAACAGCGGGTATGTGCCGCTGGGCGGTGTCGCGATCTCCGGCGCGATCGCGGAGACCTTCGGGAAGCGGCCGTACCCCGGTGGTCTGACGTACTCCGGGCATCCGCTGGCGTGCGCCGCCGCCGTCGCGACGATCAACGTCATGGCGGAGGAGGGCGTCGTCGAGAACGCGGCCCGGCTGGGCACGTCCGTCCTCGGGCCGGAGCTGCGTGATCTGGCCGCGCGGCACCCGAGCGTGGGCGAGGTGCGCGGTGTCGGCATGTTCTGGGCGCTGGAGCTGGTCCGGAACCGTCGGACGCGGGAACCGCTGGTGCCCTACAACGCGGCCGGGGAGGCGAACGCGCCGATGGCCGCCTTCGCCGCCGCCGCGAAGGGCGGCGGGCTGTGGCCGTTCGTGAACATGAACCGGACGCACGTGGTGCCGCCCTGCACCATCACCGAGGCGGAGCTGAAGGAGGGTCTCGCGGCCCTGGACGCGGCGCTCACGGTGGCGGACGAGTACACGCGGTAG
- a CDS encoding type 1 glutamine amidotransferase family protein — MNAIAERKPVHLAVYDTLADWETGHATAHLARAGYRIRTVGPSADPVTSIGGLRIQPDAALHDVRPEDSSLLILPGADLWDTSDDLAPFARKARAFLEAGVPVAAICGATAGLAREGLLDDRAHTSAVSFYLAATGYAGGERYVETDAVTDGHLVTAGPTEPVAFAREIFRLLGVYEGEVLDAWYRLFHDSDAAAYAVLEKAGAA; from the coding sequence ATGAACGCCATCGCGGAGCGCAAGCCCGTCCATCTCGCCGTCTACGACACCCTCGCCGACTGGGAGACGGGCCACGCCACCGCCCATCTCGCCCGCGCGGGATACCGGATCCGGACCGTCGGCCCGTCCGCGGACCCGGTCACCAGCATCGGCGGACTGCGCATCCAGCCCGACGCGGCCCTGCACGACGTACGGCCCGAGGACAGCTCCCTGCTGATCCTCCCGGGTGCCGACCTCTGGGACACGAGCGACGACCTCGCGCCCTTCGCCCGCAAGGCCCGGGCCTTCCTGGAGGCGGGCGTGCCGGTCGCCGCGATCTGCGGGGCCACCGCCGGACTGGCCCGGGAAGGCCTGCTCGACGACCGGGCCCACACCAGCGCCGTCTCCTTCTACCTGGCCGCGACCGGCTACGCGGGCGGCGAGCGCTACGTCGAGACCGACGCCGTCACCGACGGACACCTCGTCACCGCGGGCCCGACCGAGCCCGTCGCCTTCGCCCGGGAGATCTTCCGGCTGCTCGGGGTGTACGAGGGCGAGGTGCTCGACGCCTGGTACCGGCTGTTCCACGACTCCGACGCGGCGGCCTACGCCGTGCTGGAGAAGGCCGGGGCGGCATGA
- a CDS encoding GntR family transcriptional regulator: protein MPRSSGNGAVTRSTLRQQIADALRDEVLAGRLQPGQEFTVKEIAEQYGVSATPVREALVDLSAQGLLEADQHRGFRVHEYSVEDFRGMIEARGLVIEGMFVALTEGRPNAVRPDDPRAASLVAGVRRRGEEAQRAAAAGDLTVLIGYDLRFWRELGACFGNPYLADFLHRLRVQSWVCAVQHLRRLTDLRGELWAGHTELVDALIAGDNDTARAIIARYNAHSIALIERLASG, encoded by the coding sequence ATGCCCCGCAGTTCCGGCAACGGCGCCGTGACGCGCAGCACCCTGCGGCAGCAGATCGCCGACGCGCTTCGTGACGAGGTGCTGGCGGGGCGGCTCCAGCCGGGGCAGGAGTTCACGGTCAAGGAGATCGCCGAGCAGTACGGGGTGTCCGCCACGCCGGTCCGGGAGGCGCTGGTCGACCTCTCCGCCCAGGGGCTCCTCGAAGCCGACCAGCACCGCGGCTTCCGCGTCCACGAGTACTCGGTCGAGGACTTCCGCGGCATGATCGAGGCCCGCGGCCTGGTCATCGAGGGGATGTTCGTCGCGCTGACCGAAGGGCGCCCCAACGCCGTGCGGCCCGACGACCCGCGGGCCGCCTCCCTCGTGGCCGGGGTCCGCAGGCGCGGCGAGGAGGCGCAGCGGGCCGCCGCCGCCGGTGATCTCACCGTCCTCATCGGCTACGACCTGCGCTTCTGGCGCGAGCTGGGCGCCTGCTTCGGCAACCCCTACCTGGCCGACTTCCTGCACCGGCTGCGTGTCCAGAGCTGGGTGTGCGCGGTGCAGCACCTGCGCCGGCTCACCGATCTGCGCGGCGAGCTGTGGGCCGGTCACACCGAGCTGGTCGACGCGCTGATCGCCGGAGACAACGACACCGCGCGGGCGATCATCGCCCGCTACAACGCCCACTCCATCGCCCTGATCGAGCGCCTCGCCTCAGGATGA
- a CDS encoding adenylosuccinate synthase: MPALVLLGAQWGDEGKGKATDLLGGSVDYVVRYQGGNNAGHTVVVGDQKYALHLLPSGILSPGCTPVIGNGVVVDPSVLLSELSGLNERGVDTSKLLLSGNAHIITPYNVTVDKVTERFLGKRKIGTTGRGIGPTYADKINRVGIRVQDLYDESILMQKVEAALDVKNQILTKLYNRRAIAVDQVVEELLGYADKLAPYVADTVLVINQALEEDKVVLFEGGQGTLLDIDHGTYPFVTSSNPTAGGACTGAGVGPTKISRVIGILKAYTTRVGAGPFPTELFDEDGEALRRIGGERGVTTGRDRRCGWFDAVIARYATRVNGLTDFFLTKLDVLTGWEQIPVCVAYEIDGRRVEELPYSQTDFHHAKPVYEMLPGWSEDISKAKSFSDLPKNAQDYVKALEEMSGAPISAIGVGPGRDETIEINSFL, from the coding sequence GTGCCCGCACTTGTGCTGCTCGGTGCTCAGTGGGGTGACGAAGGCAAGGGAAAGGCCACCGACCTGCTCGGTGGCTCGGTGGACTATGTAGTGCGCTACCAGGGCGGCAACAACGCCGGCCACACGGTGGTCGTGGGCGACCAGAAGTACGCCCTCCACCTGCTCCCTTCCGGAATCCTGTCCCCCGGCTGCACGCCGGTCATCGGTAACGGTGTCGTCGTCGACCCGTCGGTCCTGCTCTCCGAGCTGAGCGGTCTGAACGAGCGTGGTGTCGACACCTCCAAGCTCCTCCTCAGCGGAAACGCGCACATCATCACGCCGTACAACGTCACGGTGGACAAGGTGACGGAGCGCTTCCTCGGCAAGCGGAAGATCGGCACGACCGGGCGCGGCATCGGCCCGACCTACGCCGACAAGATCAACCGCGTCGGCATCCGCGTACAGGACCTGTACGACGAGTCGATCCTCATGCAGAAGGTCGAGGCGGCCCTCGACGTCAAGAACCAGATCCTCACCAAGCTCTACAACCGGCGCGCGATCGCCGTCGACCAGGTCGTCGAGGAGCTGCTGGGCTACGCCGACAAGCTCGCGCCGTACGTCGCCGACACCGTCCTGGTCATCAACCAGGCGCTGGAGGAGGACAAGGTCGTCCTGTTCGAGGGCGGCCAGGGCACGCTCCTCGACATCGACCACGGCACGTACCCCTTCGTCACCTCCTCGAACCCGACCGCGGGCGGCGCCTGCACGGGCGCGGGGGTCGGCCCGACGAAGATCAGCCGCGTCATCGGCATCCTCAAGGCCTACACGACCCGTGTCGGCGCCGGCCCGTTCCCGACGGAGCTCTTCGACGAGGACGGCGAGGCCCTGCGCCGCATCGGCGGCGAACGCGGTGTCACCACCGGTCGTGACCGCCGCTGCGGCTGGTTCGACGCGGTCATCGCCCGCTACGCGACCCGCGTGAACGGCCTGACCGACTTCTTCCTCACCAAGCTCGACGTCCTCACCGGCTGGGAACAGATCCCGGTCTGTGTGGCGTACGAGATCGACGGCAGGCGCGTCGAGGAGCTCCCGTACTCCCAGACCGATTTCCACCACGCGAAGCCGGTCTACGAGATGCTGCCGGGCTGGAGCGAGGACATCAGCAAGGCCAAGTCCTTCTCCGACCTGCCGAAGAACGCCCAGGACTACGTCAAGGCGCTGGAGGAGATGTCCGGCGCCCCGATCTCCGCGATCGGCGTGGGCCCGGGCCGGGACGAGACGATCGAGATCAACTCGTTCCTGTAG
- a CDS encoding diacylglycerol kinase family protein, with protein MAEVATSATSEQLLVVIDPVARRSDGESVRIAKDVLGAGAAVKLCLPEGPEEFARALARRGSRRPVVVGDDGALIRAVSLLHRHRELAGCTLSVVPVGGALSLARSLGVPTETVAAARAVLDGVERRMDLLVDDSDGVVLGALRIPPVPADPEAPDPDAAQGRPWLRTCQYLVRTLVPASRPSRLASAPEPGPSRLRIEVDGETLVDLNQPVEAVSVSPSASGVASVEVRPVSVGAEASPLLAEGRTVTVSGAHFRYRADTVVSGPVRTRTWVVREGAWGLTVPAAP; from the coding sequence ATGGCCGAGGTGGCGACTTCCGCGACATCCGAGCAGCTGCTGGTGGTCATCGACCCGGTCGCCCGTCGGTCGGACGGCGAGTCCGTACGGATCGCGAAAGACGTGCTCGGAGCGGGTGCGGCCGTGAAGCTGTGTCTGCCGGAGGGGCCGGAGGAGTTCGCCCGGGCCCTGGCCCGGCGGGGCTCGCGGCGCCCGGTCGTGGTCGGTGACGATGGGGCCCTGATCCGCGCGGTGTCGCTGCTGCACCGGCATCGGGAGCTGGCCGGATGCACGCTGTCGGTGGTGCCGGTCGGGGGCGCGCTGTCCCTCGCCCGGTCGCTGGGGGTGCCGACGGAGACGGTGGCGGCGGCGCGGGCGGTGCTCGACGGGGTCGAGCGGCGGATGGACCTGCTGGTCGACGACAGCGACGGGGTGGTGCTCGGCGCGCTGCGGATACCGCCGGTGCCGGCCGACCCGGAGGCGCCGGACCCCGACGCCGCGCAGGGCCGCCCCTGGCTGCGGACCTGCCAGTACCTGGTCCGCACCCTGGTCCCGGCCTCCCGCCCCTCCCGCCTCGCCTCCGCACCCGAGCCCGGTCCCTCCCGGCTGCGGATCGAGGTCGACGGCGAAACCCTCGTCGACCTGAACCAGCCGGTCGAGGCGGTGTCGGTGTCGCCCTCGGCCTCCGGTGTGGCGTCGGTGGAGGTCCGCCCGGTGTCGGTGGGCGCCGAGGCCTCACCCCTGCTCGCGGAGGGCCGGACGGTGACGGTGTCGGGGGCCCACTTCCGCTACCGGGCGGACACGGTGGTGTCGGGGCCGGTACGGACCCGGACGTGGGTGGTCCGGGAGGGCGCGTGGGGGCTGACGGTGCCGGCGGCGCCGTGA
- a CDS encoding ABC transporter ATP-binding protein yields MTKAITVSGLHKSFGRTHALDGLDLEVASGEVHGFLGPNGAGKSTTIRVLLGLLRADSGAAQMLGRDPWRDAVEVHRRIAYVPGDVTLWRNLSGGEVIDLYGRLRGGLDPRRRAELIERFELDPTKKGRTYSKGNRQKVALVAAFASDVDLLILDEPTSGLDPLMEEVFRRCVAQERDRGRTILLSSHILSEVEELCDRVSIIRKGRTVESGSLADLRHLTRTSVTAELAASPDGLANLPGVHDLDVRGHRVRLQVDTDGLDAVLRSLSESGVRSLTSTPPTLEELFLRHYQDEAGGPPCSSEAESLGEAR; encoded by the coding sequence ATGACGAAGGCCATCACCGTCTCCGGACTGCACAAGTCCTTCGGACGGACCCACGCACTCGACGGGCTCGATCTGGAGGTCGCCTCCGGCGAGGTCCACGGCTTCCTCGGCCCCAACGGCGCGGGGAAGTCCACCACCATCCGGGTCCTGCTCGGCCTGCTGCGCGCCGACTCGGGCGCCGCGCAGATGCTCGGCCGCGACCCCTGGAGGGACGCGGTGGAGGTGCACCGCCGTATCGCCTACGTCCCCGGGGACGTGACGCTGTGGCGCAACCTCTCCGGCGGCGAGGTCATCGACCTGTACGGCAGGCTGCGCGGAGGGCTGGACCCCCGGCGCCGCGCGGAGCTGATCGAGCGGTTCGAGCTCGACCCCACCAAGAAGGGCCGCACGTACTCCAAGGGCAACCGGCAGAAGGTCGCCCTGGTCGCCGCGTTCGCCTCGGACGTCGACCTGCTGATCCTGGACGAGCCGACCTCGGGCCTGGACCCGCTGATGGAGGAGGTCTTCCGGCGCTGTGTGGCTCAGGAGCGCGACCGGGGCCGCACGATCCTGCTCTCCTCCCACATCCTGAGCGAGGTCGAGGAGCTGTGCGACCGGGTGAGCATCATCCGCAAGGGCCGTACGGTCGAGTCGGGTTCGCTCGCCGACCTGCGCCATCTGACCCGTACGAGCGTGACGGCCGAACTCGCGGCCTCCCCCGACGGGCTGGCGAACCTGCCGGGCGTCCACGACCTCGACGTGCGGGGGCACCGGGTCCGGCTCCAGGTCGACACCGACGGGCTGGACGCCGTCCTGCGGTCCCTGAGCGAGTCGGGCGTACGGTCGCTGACGTCGACGCCGCCGACGCTGGAGGAACTGTTCCTGCGCCACTACCAGGACGAGGCTGGGGGTCCCCCCTGCTCGAGCGAAGCCGAGAGCTTGGGGGAAGCGCGATGA
- a CDS encoding MarR family transcriptional regulator: MTESASSARDTEAVSRFVESFAAQLVEAGLPRMPARVFVALLSSDEGSMTSAELGEQLRISPAAVSGAVRYLAQQHMVSREREPGSRRERYRVHGNQWYEALTNREAVIKRWEGALREGVTSLGADTPAGRRMAETLAFFEFVEAEIVAMMERWRVHREKTFGRE; this comes from the coding sequence ATGACGGAATCAGCCAGCAGCGCGCGGGACACGGAGGCCGTGTCGAGATTCGTCGAGTCCTTCGCGGCGCAACTGGTCGAGGCAGGACTGCCGCGGATGCCCGCCCGGGTCTTCGTCGCGCTCCTCTCCTCGGACGAGGGCTCGATGACCTCGGCCGAGCTGGGCGAACAGCTCCGGATCAGTCCCGCGGCGGTGTCCGGAGCGGTGCGGTACCTGGCGCAGCAGCACATGGTCTCGCGCGAACGGGAGCCCGGTTCGCGCCGCGAGCGCTACCGCGTGCACGGCAACCAGTGGTACGAGGCCCTGACCAACCGCGAGGCCGTCATCAAGCGCTGGGAAGGGGCCCTGCGCGAGGGCGTCACCAGCCTCGGCGCCGACACCCCGGCCGGCCGCCGCATGGCCGAAACGCTCGCGTTCTTCGAGTTCGTCGAGGCCGAGATCGTGGCGATGATGGAGCGCTGGCGCGTGCACCGGGAGAAGACGTTCGGGCGGGAATGA
- a CDS encoding MarR family transcriptional regulator, whose product MSRERQDLLSRSALGVFRLNGQFLAVAEELARPAGLTAAWWQVLGAVLGEPLPVSGIARAMGITRQSVQRIADLLVERGLAEYRPNPAHRRAKLLAPTGEGRAAIARIDPGHAAFADRLAEAFGEAGLAEAVRVLERLSKVLDQTGPPVTEP is encoded by the coding sequence ATGAGCCGGGAGCGTCAGGACCTGCTCAGCCGCAGCGCCCTCGGGGTGTTCCGGCTGAACGGCCAGTTCCTCGCCGTGGCGGAGGAACTGGCCCGCCCCGCCGGGCTCACCGCCGCCTGGTGGCAGGTGCTCGGCGCGGTCCTCGGCGAGCCGCTGCCCGTCTCCGGCATCGCCCGCGCCATGGGCATCACGCGGCAGAGCGTGCAGCGGATCGCCGACCTGCTGGTGGAGCGCGGGCTCGCCGAGTACCGGCCGAACCCCGCGCACCGCCGCGCCAAGCTCCTCGCGCCGACCGGGGAGGGACGTGCGGCGATCGCCCGTATCGACCCGGGGCACGCGGCGTTCGCCGACCGGCTGGCGGAGGCGTTCGGGGAGGCGGGGCTGGCGGAGGCGGTACGGGTGTTGGAACGCCTGTCCAAGGTTCTCGACCAGACGGGTCCGCCTGTTACGGAACCGTAG